Proteins from a genomic interval of Deltaproteobacteria bacterium:
- a CDS encoding archease, producing MKYDIIDHTADFGIRVFAESEMQLFRDAALAMFELLVAVDHPGKGLEAVVSAEGNDRQELMVNWLRELLYLWNGKEKIVQSVRVKALSARTIDARVTLEPYDADRHRVLGEIKAVTYHGIDVSPAHGLWEARIIFDI from the coding sequence TTGAAATACGACATCATCGACCACACGGCGGATTTCGGCATTCGCGTTTTCGCCGAAAGCGAAATGCAGCTGTTCAGGGATGCGGCCCTGGCCATGTTCGAACTGCTGGTCGCAGTGGACCATCCGGGAAAAGGCCTTGAAGCCGTCGTGTCCGCTGAAGGCAACGACCGGCAGGAGTTGATGGTCAACTGGTTGAGGGAGCTTCTGTACCTGTGGAACGGAAAGGAAAAAATCGTGCAATCGGTTCGAGTGAAAGCCTTGAGCGCCCGAACGATTGACGCCCGGGTGACCCTGGAGCCATACGATGCGGATCGGCACCGGGTGCTGGGTGAAATCAAGGCGGTCACTTACCACGGGATCGATGTCAGCCCCGCACACGGCCTTTGGGAAGCCCGCATCATTTTCGATATATGA